The proteins below come from a single Alnus glutinosa chromosome 9, dhAlnGlut1.1, whole genome shotgun sequence genomic window:
- the LOC133876950 gene encoding cation/H(+) antiporter 14-like produces the protein MASEDIMKTGVMTAGIVTGPFAEEGIVCQYPHMVSSNGIWFGDNPLDFSAPVFLAQIILSFFASRFIFILLKPLRQSIITAQVLAGVIMGPTILGRFIGSYMMKLFPLSGKMVLQTAANIGFLLHLFVLGVHMDTRILRKAGGAAVLIGTIGFVMPYALAGLTYFIMNHAMPVDESITTSLPFIVAVNSMSSFPVITALLADLHILNSEIGRLATYASMVSDLCSWVTGVSMTTIGLAIRRSKWMSLWALLWIAVFLIAIVFVFRPFILWLTKRTPEGRPMKETHFVIILLIVLGCAVFAEVIGQHAAFGPFLMGIALPDGPPLGSSLVDKLNTIATGLLLPVFIAISGLQTDLLSAGAGGNSPVIIEAIIIMGYVGKFGGTLLPALYCGVPSWEAVTLALIMCSKGIIEVATYIMWKDASILDDQTFSLLLITMLLVSGLARPMVRFLYDPSRRYTAPYGRRTILQSLDTVQLRILVCINQEDNVPMILNLLEASNSTRFSPISIFVLHLVELTGSASAILVPHHHLNKTASNATSSEHVVGAFTQFEQQHLGSVVVQHFTAVAPYASMHNDICSLALDKRTTIVIVPFHKQWAIDGQVGASAPSIRMVNRNVINMAPCSVGVLIERGNNARGHRSALTTTSSSSYRIGLLFFGGADDLEALAYSRRMAKHPRVNLTVVRFIHERQFYAKEKNIEDDLIREFKANAIKEKNQYKEEIVEDGVETTQAIHAMEDDFDLVMVGRYHEPDSPLMLGLTTEWSDCPELGVIGDMLTNLDQSQFSVLVVQQQPQEAGHCPPLQTIPSLPISNRSKSLASKVNSEFSDDEDFTPTYARFEQGK, from the exons ATGGCATCAGAGGATATCATGAAAACTGGTGTTATGACTGCTGGGATCGTGACGGGGCCATTTGCTGAAGAAGGCATTGTGTGCCAATACCCTCACATGGTCTCCTCCAACGGCATTTGGTTCGGAGATAATCCTCTTGACTTCTCCGCACCTGTTTTCCTTGCCCAAATCATTTTGTCTTTCTTTGCTTCAAGATTTATTTTCATCTTGCTCAAACCTCTGCGCCAAAGTATTATCACTGCACAAGTTCTG GCCGGTGTGATAATGGGTCCAACAATTCTTGGGCGTTTCATAGGCAGTTATATGATGAAGTTGTTTCCACTGTCAGGCAAAATGGTTCTTCAAACAGCCGCAAACATAGGCTTCCTGCTTCACCTGTTTGTGTTAGGAGTACATATGGATACAAGAATATTGAGAAAGGCAGGAGGCGCCGCCGTGCTAATAGGCACCATCGGTTTCGTGATGCCTTATGCGCTTGCCGGACTCACCTATTTTATCATGAATCATGCGATGCCTGTAGACGAGAGCATAACGACTTCCCTTCCATTTATAGTGGCAGTTAATTCCATGTCAAGCTTTCCTGTTATTACTGCCCTTCTTGCTGATCTTCATATTCTCAACTCGGAGATCGGCCGATTAGCAACCTACGCCTCGATGGTCAGCGATTTGTGTAGCTGGGTCACGGGTGTTTCCATGACTACAATCGGCTTAGCCATACGCAGATCGAAATGGATGTCGTTATGGGCTCTTTTGTGGATCGCCGTCTTTTTGATCGCCATCGTATTTGTTTTCCGGCCGTTCATATTATGGTTAACCAAACGCACACCAGAAGGACGGCCCATGAAGGAAACTCACTTTGTTATCATTCTTCTGATAGTTCTGGGCTGCGCGGTGTTCGCCGAAGTTATCGGGCAGCATGCTGCGTTTGGGCCTTTTTTGATGGGTATTGCTTTGCCAGACGGGCCGCCGCTGGGATCGAGTTTAGTAGATAAGCTAAATACAATAGCGACTGGTTTGCTACTTCCGGTTTTCATTGCGATTAGTGGTTTGCAGACGGACTTGTTGTCGGCCGGGGCAGGAGGGAATTCTCCGGTAATCATTGAGGCAATCATCATCATGGGTTATGTTGGGAAGTTCGGTGGTACCCTTTTGCCTGCGCTTTACTGCGGCGTGCCCTCATGGGAGGCCGTTACTCTTGCTCTAATCATGTGTTCCAAAGGCATCATAGAGGTTGCTACATATATCATGTGGAAGGATGCCAGC ATCCTAGACGACCAAACCTTTTCCCTGCTGCTAATCACAATGCTGCTTGTATCTGGGTTAGCCAGGCCCATGGTGAGGTTCCTTTATGATCCATCAAGGAGGTACACGGCGCCCTACGGGAGAAGGACCATTCTGCAATCACTGGACACCGTCCAGCTCCGTATTCTGGTCTGTATCAACCAGGAAGACAATGTCCCCATGATTTTAAATCTTCTAGAAGCCTCCAATTCAACCAGATTCAGCCCAATTTCCATCTTTGTCCTTCACCTCGTGGAGCTAACTGGCAGCGCATCGGCCATACTTGTGCCCCATCACCATCTGAACAAGACGGCTTCCAACGCAACCAGTTCAGAACATGTCGTTGGTGCCTTCACACAGTTTGAGCAACAGCACCTTGGGAGTGTCGTGGTGCAACACTTCACTGCGGTCGCACCATATGCAAGCATGCACAACGATATATGCAGTCTCGCGCTAGACAAAAGGACCACCATCGTGATCGTCCCTTTTCACAAGCAGTGGGCAATTGACGGACAGGTGGGAGCATCCGCCCCATCCATTAGAATGGTCAACCGCAACGTCATCAACATGGCCCCATGCTCTGTCGGAGTCCTAATTGAGCGGGGCAATAACGCGCGTGGCCATCGCTCCGCCTTAACAACAACATCCTCCTCGTCATATCGCATTGGCTTGCTGTTTTTCGGTGGCGCAGATGATTTAGAAGCACTTGCCTATAGCAGACGCATGGCCAAACatccacgtgtcaacctcaccGTAGTCAGGTTCATACATGAACGTCAATTTTATGCAAAGGAGAAGAATATTGAAGATGATTTGATCCGCGAGTTCAAAGCCAATGCTATCAAGGAAAAAAACCAATACAAAGAGGAGATAGTGGAGGATGGAGTAGAAACTACGCAGGCCATCCATGCCATGGAGGATGATTTCGATTTGGTAATGGTCGGAAGGTACCATGAACCCGACTCGCCGCTTATGTTAGGCCTGACTACAGAATGGAGCGACTGCCCTGAGCTTGGGGTGATCGGAGACATGCTGACCAATTTAGATCAGTCTCAGTTTTCAGTTTTGGTGGTGCAGCAACAGCCACAAGAAGCTGGCCATTGCCCGCCGCTACAGACCATTCCCAGCTTACCGATTTCTAATAGAAGCAAATCTTTAGCTTCAAAGGTCAACAGTGAATTTTCTGATGATGAAGATTTTACGCCTACTTACGCTAGGTTTGAGCAAGGGAAATAA
- the LOC133878544 gene encoding uncharacterized protein LOC133878544, whose amino-acid sequence MDPLTLKPNVLKSTLARVLSFGVLILAVRFAYMVTVKGGSCVSGDFCFRNRRAAADRVAEDFLSAPKKWRKLVDYYSSIFQDLVSEGFLSPNSRALCVETLAGEDVLALREIGVLDSIGISTNPTASAPLIVHGELYRQPFDDDTFDFEFSGTFGLDRSDRPFDLALEISRTLRPGGFLVVHTASKDRYSLDSLLDFFSNCCRLIRSHEVDGLDSSPSIREVVIKKEIDPIQIQNLGHKGRNFSPNVNLVNKCSVQGHRRDLIQNAEPLIQEEPLKPWITLKRNIKNIKYLTSMVDISFKNRYVYVDVGARSYSSSIGSWFKKQYPKQNKTFEVYAIEADKAFQEEYRGKRGVTLLPYAAWVRNETLFFEITWDSRKKIVERGRGGMGRIRPVQSSVSYMGDVDKIHGIDFAGWLKKTVSERDFVVVKMDVEGTEFHLVPRLIETGAICLIDEIFLECHYNRWQRCCPGQRSVKYRKTYAQCMDLFTTLRESGVLVHQWW is encoded by the coding sequence ATGGACCCGCTCACACTGAAGCCCAACGTCCTAAAGAGCACTCTAGCACGAGTCCTCTCCTTCGGCGTCCTAATTCTGGCCGTCCGATTCGCTTACATGGTCACCGTCAAAGGCGGCTCCTGCGTCTCCGGCGACTTCTGCTTCAGGAATCGACGTGCCGCCGCCGATCGTGTCGCCGAAGACTTCCTGTCCGCCCCCAAGAAATGGCGAAAATTGGTGGACTACTACTCCTCCATCTTCCAAGATTTGGTCTCCGAAGGCTTTCTCTCCCCCAATTCCAGAGCTCTCTGCGTCGAAACCCTCGCCGGCGAGGACGTGCTCGCCTTGAGAGAAATCGGCGTCCTCGACTCCATCGGAATCTCCACGAACCCGACGGCGTCCGCACCGTTGATCGTTCACGGCGAGTTGTACCGCCAGCCGTTCGATGACGACACCTTTGACTTCGAGTTCTCCGGAACCTTCGGCCTGGACCGGTCGGACCGTCCGTTCGATCTCGCCTTGGAGATCAGCCGGACGCTCAGACCGGGAGGCTTTCTCGTAGTCCACACTGCGAGCAAAGATCGGTACAGCCTAGATTCTCTCCTCGATTTTTTCTCCAATTGCTGTAGATTGATCAGGTCCCACGAAGTCGACGGCCTAGATTCTTCGCCGTCGATTCGGGAGGTCGTGATCAAGAAAGAAATTGAtccaattcaaattcaaaatcttgGCCATAAAGGGAGAAATTTCTCTCCGAATGTCAATTTGGTTAATAAATGCTCGGTTCAGGGGCACAGACGTGACCTAATCCAGAACGCCGAGCCGTTGATCCAAGAAGAGCCACTGAAACCTTGGATAACATTGAAGAGAAACATAAAGAACATAAAGTACCTAACTTCAATGGTAGATATTAGCTTTAAGAATAGGTATGTCTACGTTGATGTTGGGGCTCGGAGTTATAGTTCTAGCATAGGGAGTTGGTTTAAGAAACAGTATCCCAAACAGAACAAGACGTTCGAGGTTTACGCGATCGAGGCCGACAAGGCGTTTCAGGAGGAGTATAGGGGGAAGAGAGGGGTGACTCTGTTGCCGTATGCCGCATGGGTGAGGAACGAGACATTGTTCTTCGAGATTACTTGGGACTCAAGAAAGAAAATTGTGGAGAGAGGTAGAGGAGGAATGGGGAGGATCCGGCCGGTGCAGAGCTCGGTGAGTTATATGGGCGATGTGGATAAGATTCATGGGATTGATTTTGCAGGTTGGTTGAAGAAAACGGTTTCGGAGAGAGATTTCGTGGTGGTGAAGATGGATGTGGAAGGGACTGAGTTTCATTTAGTTCCGAGGTTGATTGAGACAGGAgcgatttgtttgatagatgagATTTTTCTCGAGTGTCATTACAATAGATGGCAGAGGTGTTGCCCGGGTCAGAGGAGTGTGAAGTATCGGAAGACTTATGCTCAATGCATGGACCTGTTTACTACACTCAGAGAGAGTGGAGTTCTTGTACATCAATGGTGGTGA
- the LOC133877295 gene encoding WRKY transcription factor WRKY24-like, which produces MASSSGSLDTSANSHRTSFTFPTHPFMTTSFSDLLASAYDDDSNNNNTTTKTENKQFRGLSDRIAERTGSGVPKFKSIPPPSLPISPPAVSPSSYFAIPAGMSPAELLDSPVLLNSCNILPSPTTGTFPAHGFEWKSNSGNNRQNVKQEDKNYSDFSFRSQNRPPLSSSTTNFPSSNPIIQTSQQQAWTFQDPTKQDDFSSGKSMVKTEFGSMQSYSPEFATIQTNTQANTNGRSQSDYGNYQQQTQTLNKRSDDGYNWRKYGQKQVKGSENPRSYYKCTFPNCPTKKKVERSLDGQITEIVYKGSHNHPKPQSTRRSSSSSSSALHAIQASNAATTEILDQSFGTHGNGHMDSVATPENSSISIGDEDFDQSSQKSKSTGDDFDEDEPDAKRWKKEGENEGLSAPGSRTVREPRVVVQTTSDIDILDDGYRWRKYGQKVVKGNPNPRSYYKCTHPGCPVRKHVERASHDLRAVITTYEGKHNHDVPAARGSGGHSVNRPLPSNNINDNNAGTAIRPSVMTHHTNNSMTNPLHNLRLPTSEGQAPFTLEMLRSPGSFGFSGFGNTIGSYMPQPQGTDNGFSGAKEEPRDDMFFESLLA; this is translated from the exons atggCCTCCTCGTCTGGCAGCTTGGACACCTCGGCTAACTCGCACCGAACAAGCTTCACTTTTCCTACCCACCCATTCATGACCACCTCGTTCTCCGACCTGCTTGCCTCGGCCTACGATGATGATTCTAACAACAACAACACCACCACCAAGACAGAGAATAAGCAATTTCGTGGGCTGTCGGATCGTATAGCCGAAAGAACTGGCTCGGGTGTGCCTAAGTTCAAGTCGATACCACCTCCTTCTTTGCCCATTTCTCCTCCTGCCGTGTCTCCCTCTTCCTATTTTGCTATCCCTGCTGGGATGAGCCCGGCTGAGCTCTTGGACTCCCCTGTTCTTCTCAACAGTTGTAAC ATTCTGCCCTCTCCAACGACAGGAACATTCCCAGCTCATGGTTTCGAGTGGAAGAGCAATTCTGGCAATAACCGGCAGAATGTTAAACAGGAAGACAAAAACTACTCAGATTTCTCTTTCCGAAGCCAAAATAGGCCTCCTTTATCATCGTCAACAACAAATTTCCCGTCTTCAAATCCCATAATTCAAACT TCACAGCAACAAGCATGGACTTTCCAAGATCCCACCAAGCAGGATGATTTTTCCTCAGGGAAGAGTATGGTAAAAACCGAATTCGGTTCTATGCAGAGCTATTCCCCCGAGTTTGCCACCATTCAGACCAACACTCAGGCCAACACCAACGGCAGGTCCCAATCAGATTATGGAAATTACCAGCAGCAGACTCAGACACTCAACAAAAGGTCTGATGATGGATACAATTGGAGAAAATATGGTCAAAAACAAGTGAAAGGAAGCGAAAATCCAAGAAGTTATTACAAGTGCACATTCCCCAATTGCCCTACAAAGAAGAAGGTTGAGAGGTCCTTAGATGGACAAATTACTGAGATAGTTTACAAGGGTAGTCATAACCATCCCAAGCCTCAGTCTACAAGgagatcctcatcatcctcatcgtcaGCTCTTCATGCAATTCAGGCGTCTAATGCTGCCACCACTGAAATTCTTGATCAGTCATTTGGCACGCATGGTAACGGACATATGGATTCGGTTGCAACCCCGGAGAACTCTTCGATATCGATAGGAGATGAGGATTTTGATCAGAGTTCTCAAAAGAGTAAGTCCACAGGAGATGACTTCGATGAAGATGAGCCTGATGCCAAAAGATG GAAAAAAGAGGGTGAAAACGAAGGTCTTTCTGCACCTGGGAGCAGAACAGTGAGAGAACCTAGAGTTGTAGTTCAGACAACTAGTGATATAGATATTCTAGATGATGGATACAGATGGAGGAAATATGGGCAGAAAGTGGTAAAGGGAAATCCAAATCCAAG GAGCTACTACAAGTGCACACATCCAGGATGTCCTGTGAGAAAGCATGTTGAGCGAGCGTCACATGATCTGAGGGCAGTGATCACAACCTACGAGGGAAAGCACAACCATGATGTTCCCGCAGCCCGTGGCAGTGGTGGCCATTCTGTCAATAGGCCTTTGCCAAGCAACAATATTAATGACAACAATGCAGGCACAGCAATTAGGCCTTCGGTCATGACCCATCACACTAACAATTCTATGACCAACCCTCTTCACAATCTAAGACTACCAACTTCTGAAGGCCAAGCACCCTTCACCCTGGAGATGTTGCGGAGCCCCGGGAGTTTCGGATTCTCGGGATTCGGGAACACAATTGGTTCTTACATGCCCCAACCACAAGGCACAGACAATGGGTTTTCTGGAGCCAAAGAAGAACCAAGAGATGACATGTTCTTTGAATCATTGCTTGCATAG
- the LOC133878560 gene encoding cation/H(+) antiporter 15-like, with protein sequence MVSGQVKLGVSYICHTLGQINSSGLWFGDNPLEFSFPLLLLQLSLISIFTRSLYFLFKPFGQPSIVSHIVGGVILGPSVLGHNAAFADQVFPPKGTTLLETLALFGFMLFIFLIGVKMDPSIIFKSGKRSLAIGILGFLIPYALAGLVAFVLHHFLSLDNDVSTVLPFVVLLQSLTAFAVIVCFLSELKLLNSEIGHLASSSSIVSEMCHWFVLAVRFATTSSEKSLSATIGTFSSIVLLIIFLVFGIRPAALWAIRHTPEGKPVKDIYVFAVIVALMVCAFMGEVIGLSAFITSFFFGLVIPDGPPLGAALVERLDCFVSVLLMPIFFTTCGLRMDVFAIKKLKNVGVIQSVVLVAFLGKVVGTMLPPIFCRMPLRDALSLGLIMNSKGIVELAMLVRWKTENVITEECFAIMIISVVIVTGVISPLVKALYDPSRRFLAYKRRTILHQRRNEELRILACIHTQDNARAILNLLSASNPTKESPINLVALHLVKLVGRASSLLIAHLPRERPSQYPTQSERIFNAFRKFEHHYSGHVILHCCKGISPYATMHNDVCSLALEKRTTFIIIPFHKQWIIGGREESTYAFRQLNKNVLDKAPCSVGVLIDRGNQRKLWSIHGQSSLYRVAVLFFGGADDREVLAYARRMSEDCNVLITLLRFYSSAEIVGGTERSKMLDTEVLSEFRLNAFRNARVSYQEEMVMDGNGVLAVLRSMENAYDLVMVGRRHQDSRLMSELRKWNEHGELGAIGEILAAADFRAAASVLVVQQQTKMWGLQDPEDSTRLRRV encoded by the exons ATGGTGAGCGGGCAGGTGAAACTGGGTGTCTCCTACATATGCCATACTTTGGGTCAGATCAACTCAAGCGGTCTATGGTTTGGAGATAACCCTCTCGAgttctctttccctctcttgCTTTTGCAGCTTTCCCTCATCTCCATCTTCACCCGTTCCCTTTACTTCCTCTTCAAGCCCTTTGGCCAACCCTCAATTGTTTCTCATATTGTT GGTGGTGTAATTTTAGGTCCTTCAGTTCTTGGGCACAATGCAGCATTTGCGGACCAAGTTTTCCCACCTAAAGGGACTACTTTACTTGAGACCTTGGCACTTTTTGGTTTCATGCTTTTTATCTTCCTAATTGGGGTGAAGATGGACCCATCTATCATTTTTAAATCAGGTAAAAGGTCATTGGCCATAGGAATCCTAGGCTTCTTAATTCCTTATGCACTGGCTGGACTCGTTGCCTTTGTTCTCCACCATTTTTTGTCATTGGATAATGATGTTTCCACTGTGCTTCCCTTTGTGGTACTATTACAGTCTCTGACCGCCTTCGCAGTTATTGTTTGCTTTCTTTCCGAGCTCAAGCTCCTCAATTCGGAGATTGGACACCTggcttcatcttcttcaatagTGAGTGAGATGTGCCACTGGTTTGTCCTGGCAGTGAGGTTTGCTACAACATCTTCAGAAAAGTCGTTAAGTGCAACAATTGGGACTTTTTCCTCAATTGTCCTCCTTATTATATTCCTTGTGTTTGGAATCCGTCCAGCAGCTCTCTGGGCAATTCGACATACCCCTGAAGGAAAACCTGTGAAAGACATCTATGTTTTTGCAGTCATTGTAGCGCTTATGGTTTGTGCATTTATGGGTGAAGTTATTGGCCTAAGCGCTTTTATcacctctttcttttttggcttgGTCATACCAGATGGTCCACCCTTAGGTGCTGCATTAGTAGAGAGGCTTGATTGCTTTGTTTCAGTATTGCTCATGCCGATCTTTTTCACCACATGCGGACTAAGGATGGATGTTTTTGCCATAAAGAAGTTGAAGAATGTGGGTGTGATTCAGTCGGTTGTTCTTGTTGCTTTTCTTGGGAAGGTAGTAGGAACAATGTTACCTCCTATCTTCTGCAGGATGCCACTCCGGGATGCCCTCTCTCTTGGTCTTATCATGAACTCCAAAGGCATTGTTGAACTTGCTATGCTGGTTCGCTGGAAGACAGAAAAT GTCATCACCGAGGAATGCTTCGCCATTATGATTATCTCTGTGGTAATTGTAACAGGAGTTATCTCACCCCTAGTGAAAGCCCTGTATGATCCTTCAAGGAGGTTCCTTGCTTACAAAAGGAGGACTATATTACACCAAAGACGCAATGAGGAACTGCGCATACTTGCTTGCATTCACACACAAGACAATGCCCGAGCAATTTTGAATCTCCTTTCTGCCTCTAACCCTACCAAAGAGAGTCCCATTAATTTAGTTGCGCTCCATCTTGTCAAGCTCGTTGGCCGTGCCTCCTCCTTACTCATTGCCCACCTGCCGCGCGAaaggccttctcaatatccaactCAATCAGAACGAATCTTCAATGCATTCAGAAAGTTTGAACATCATTACTCCGGCCATGTTATATTGCATTGTTGTAAAGGCATTTCTCCTTATGCAACAATGCACAATGACGTATGCTCCCTAGCTCTTGAAAAGAGAACAACCTTCATAATAATCCCTTTCCACAAGCAGTGGATTATTGGGGGAAGAGAAGAGTCCACTTATGCATTTAGGCAACTTAACAAGAATGTGCTTGATAAGGCCCCTTGCTCTGTTGGCGTCCTTATTGACCGTGGGAACCAGAGGAAACTATGGTCTATACATGGACAGTCTTCATTGTATCGGGTAGCTGTGCTCTTCTTTGGGGGTGCTGATGATCGGGAAGTACTAGCGTATGCCAGACGCATGTCGGAGGATTGTAATGTACTTATCACACTTCTGCGCTTCTATTCTTCAGCTGAGATTGTTGGGGGCACAGAAAGGAGCAAGATGCTTGATACAGAGGTCTTGAGTGAATTTAGGCTCAACGCCTTTCGCAATGCGCGAGTTTCTTACCAAGAAGAGATGGTGATGGATGGCAATGGTGTGCTTGCTGTACTCAGGTCAATGGAGAATGCTTACGACCTTGTTATGGTTGGGAGACGCCATCAGGACTCAAGGTTGATGTCTGAGCTTCGGAAATGGAACGAGCATGGAGAGTTGGGAGCAATAGGAGAAATACTTGCTGCCGCTGATTTCAGGGCAGCAGCTTCAGTTTTAGTGGTGCAACAGCAGACCAAAATGTGGGGATTGCAAGACCCAGAGGATTCCACACGATTGAGAAGAGTATAG